One segment of Macrotis lagotis isolate mMagLag1 chromosome 1, bilby.v1.9.chrom.fasta, whole genome shotgun sequence DNA contains the following:
- the LOC141510795 gene encoding uncharacterized protein LOC141510795: MEPREGGPGRGRSAGRGGQSTVRGPPGPGRRHSGRIREAPAGSSPLPGGPWPAFLRPEARGAPGVRGPAGACGWAQPGSAARPGGPGLSRAARGGAASFLTPPPPPVSWSQPREGGGPGGQRGLGGATPPPSSRAAPDPGAPPPRKAARAQARRLRGAGPGGLGRLPAAPAQPVIGESGLGAGLQSEAPPRLGRFGLRPPREPAPGPPSPQPPGPSGSSSPSALMDPPPHRQTPQSLPPHSAVAPALPSCPSAPQPALRRGPGGVPEFCSPPPDPHTPILFWGSKPQSTKGPQSPPSSSLLLLPRLSVPQGPPGPGQGPGPPPQELGYSPSLCTPSLGPPQALSQAPAPGHSLETPSQTLPCPASLLQEPLGQSPAQEEEGQISVPLGSSSCPGPACRGPRPGPSPVYSLSPLDLYDSPSSRTSCCWSSGQELVIFKDVAVDFTQEEWGLLGHPQKELFREVMLENGQNLLSLGKGPSLRIHTGEKLYECNHCGKTFTQSSTLAEHQRIHTRVKTYKCNLCGNTFIQRASLAEHQRNHTGGNQCGKTFERKDKVANHQKIHNRSKTYGCNACGKTFIHSSKLAIYPRFHTGEKPYECDHCDKTFIHSSILADHQRIHTGEKPYEWSQCGKTFIHSYSLARHQRTHTGEKPYECNQCGKAFIQRASLAEHQRIHTGEKSYECNQCGKTFIHSYSLARHQRIHNGEKSFECDQCGKTFIHSYSLARHQGIHNEEKSFECDQCGKTFIERSNFVRHQRIHTGEKPYECNQCGKTFIQSSTLADHQRIHTREKLYERNQCGKTFQHRSSLGGHQKIYPGEKSYKCNQCGKIFERKDKLARHQKIHNRGTSYDSHAYGKIFTRRVSVIVCQRIHSGEKPYECNQ; encoded by the exons ATGGAGCCACGGGAGGGAGGGCCGGGGCGGGGAAGGTCCGCGGGGAGAGGTGGACAGTCCACAGTCCGGGGCCCCCCAGGGCCGGGCCGGCGCCACTCCGGGAGGATCCGCGAGGCCCCCGCGGGTTCGAGTCCGCTGCCCGGGGGGCCCTGGCCGGCCTTCCTCCGCCCAGAGGCCCGGGGGGCACCGGGGGTCCGGGGCCCCGCGGGGGCATGTGGGTGGGCGCAGCCGGGGAGCGCGGCCCGTCCTGGGGGCCCGGGGCTCTCCCGCGCCGCTCGCGGGGGGGCGGCTTCtttcctgacccccccccccccccccgtctcctGGTCACAACCTCGGGAAGGGGGCGGCCCCGGGGGGCAGCGAGGCCTGGGGGGGGCGACTCCGCCCCCCAGCAGCCGCGCCGCCCCGGACCCGGGAGCCCCTCCCCCACGGAAGGCCGCCAGGGCGCAGGCGCGGCGGCTCCGGGGGGCGGGGCCAGGGGGCCTCGGGCGGCTTCCTGCCGCCCCGGCGCAGCCTGTGATTGGAGAGAGCGGCCTCGGGGCGGGGCTGCAGAGCGAGGCCCCGCCCAGGCTGGGCCGCTTCGGA CTGAGGCCTCCCCGGGAGCCTGCGCCAGGCCCCCCCAGCCCGCAGCCCCCCGGACCCTCGGGCTCCTCTTCCCCCTCTGCCCTCATGGACCCGCCCCCCCATCGCCAGACCCCCCAGTCACTTCCCCCCCATTCCGCCGTGGCTCCAGCTCTCCCATCTTGCCCATCAGCCCCCCAACCAGCCCTCAGACGGGGCCCCGGGGGGGTCCCCGAGTTCTGCTCTCCTCCCCCTGACCCCCACACTCCAATCCTCTTTTGGGGTTCCAAGCCTCAATCTACCAAGGGTCCCCAGAGTCCTCCCAGCTCCTCGCTCCTCCTGCTTCCCAGACTCAGTGTCCCCCAGGGCCCTCCCGGCCCTGGCCAGGGTCCTGGACCTCCCCCCCAGGAGCTGGGCTACAGCCCCTCCCTCTGCACCCCTTCTCTGGGGCCTCCCCAGGCTTTATCCCAGGCCCCAGCACCCGGTCATTCCCTGGAGACTCCCTCCCAGACCCTCCCCTGCCCGGCTTCCCTCCTCCAGGAGCCGCTGG GCCAGTCCCCTGCCCAGGAGGAGGAGGGACAGATCTCAGTCCCTCTGGGATCCTCCTCCTGCCCAGGCCCAGCCTGCAGAGGACCCAGGCCTGGCCCCAGCCCAG tttactcactgAGCCCCTTGGATCTCTATGACAGCCCCAGCTCCCGTACATCATGCTGTTGGTCTAGTGGGCAG GAGTTGGTGATattcaaggatgtggctgtggacttcaCCCAGGAGGAATGGGGCCTCTTGGGCCATCCTCAGAAGGAGCTGTTCAGAGAGGTCATGTTGGAGAATGGCCAGAACCTGCTTTCCCTGGGTAAGGGCCCTTCCCTG AGAatacacactggagagaaactttatgagtgtaatcattgtggaaagactttcacacagAGCTCCACTCTTgctgaacatcagagaatccacactagGGTGAAAACTTATAAGTGTAATCTGTGTGGAAATACTTTCATTCAGAGGGCCAGTCTTGCTGAACATCAGAGAAACCACACTGGtggtaatcaatgtggaaagacttttgaaaggaaagataaagtagCTAACCATCAGAAAATCCACAATAGAAGCAAAACTTATGGATGTAATgcatgtggaaagactttcattcatAGCTCCAAGCTTGCCATATATCCGAGATTCCACACTGgggaaaaaccttatgaatgtgatCATTGTGATAAAACTTTCATTCATAGCTCCATTCTTGCTgatcatcagagaatccacactggagagaaaccttatgaatggagtcaatgtggaaagactttcattcatAGCTACAGTCTTGCTAGACATCAGAGAacccacactggggagaaaccttatgaatgtaatcagtgtggaaaggctttcattCAGAGGGCCAGTCTTgctgaacatcagagaatccacactggagagaaatcttatgaatgtaatcaatgtggaaagactttcattcatAGCTACAGTCTTGCtagacatcagagaatccacaatGGGGAGAAATCTTTTGAATgtgatcaatgtggaaagactttcattcatAGCTACAGTCTTGCTAGACATCAGGGAATCCACAATGAGGAGAAATCTTTTGAATgtgatcaatgtggaaagactttcattgaGAGGTCCAATTTTGTtcgacatcagagaatccacactggagagaaaccttatgagtgtaatcagtgtggaaagacttttattcAAAGCTCCACTCTTGCTGATCACCAAAGGATTCACACTAGGGAGAAACTTTATGAacgtaatcagtgtggaaagactttccaACACAGGTCCAGTCTTGGTGGACATCAGAAAATCTACCCTGGGGAGAAATCTTataaatgtaatcagtgtggaaagatttttgaaaggaaagataaactaGCTAGACATCAGAAAATCCACAATAGAGGCACATCTTATGACAGTCATGCATATGGAAAGATTTTTACAAGAAGAGTCAGTGTTATTGTATGTCAGAGAATCCAcagtggagagaaaccttatgaatgtaatcagtga